A genome region from Fervidobacterium changbaicum includes the following:
- a CDS encoding DsrE family protein — protein MAKKLLFVVYQSPVGSIWVNEAFRTAFGMYGEDLEPAVLLMNEATVAVRPTCKPECLGLLPISMVKRYLARYGTPVYVVKEDAERMKVTEVDPEYGAQFVSKAELSKLFHEYDYVVFM, from the coding sequence ATGGCTAAGAAATTACTATTCGTTGTATACCAATCCCCAGTAGGTTCAATTTGGGTTAATGAAGCGTTTAGAACAGCTTTCGGAATGTACGGAGAAGACCTTGAACCAGCAGTTCTCTTGATGAACGAAGCAACTGTTGCAGTAAGACCGACGTGTAAGCCAGAATGTCTCGGCCTTCTTCCTATCAGCATGGTGAAAAGATACTTAGCAAGGTACGGCACACCTGTCTATGTAGTTAAGGAAGATGCCGAAAGAATGAAGGTTACAGAGGTTGATCCAGAATACGGTGCACAGTTTGTAAGCAAGGCAGAGCTCTCGAAGCTTTTCCATGAGTACGATTACGTTGTTTTTATGTGA
- a CDS encoding DUF47 domain-containing protein encodes MANIFQKLIPYRSPLELLCEHSKLCVSAAYLMYAAVEKYFNNMPIDEQFSEVDKLEHDADQLKLQLRDIYSKLKWTYFNKSDFLDILHNVDAIIDLTDDVVKVLTINQIENVSEEIKSAILELADVVRKSVEHMNETVQELKTVVESGFSPKEIEKEDKSVETVESEERSSDRLGLALGKKLFAKKHEMNPVDIMFLNNLVILLMRIEDRAKNAVERIRMITHM; translated from the coding sequence ATGGCAAACATTTTCCAAAAGCTAATTCCTTACCGTTCGCCTCTTGAATTGTTGTGCGAACATTCAAAACTTTGTGTCTCCGCAGCTTATTTAATGTATGCAGCGGTTGAAAAATACTTCAATAACATGCCAATTGATGAACAGTTTAGCGAAGTTGACAAATTGGAACACGATGCTGACCAACTCAAGCTCCAGCTAAGGGATATATATAGCAAACTCAAATGGACTTATTTCAATAAATCCGATTTTCTTGATATACTCCACAACGTAGATGCGATAATTGACTTAACAGACGATGTTGTGAAAGTTCTGACAATCAACCAAATAGAAAACGTATCGGAAGAAATAAAGTCTGCCATTTTGGAACTTGCGGATGTTGTTAGAAAAAGTGTGGAACACATGAACGAAACAGTTCAAGAACTGAAAACAGTAGTCGAATCAGGATTTTCACCAAAGGAAATAGAAAAGGAAGACAAAAGTGTGGAGACAGTTGAATCAGAAGAACGCTCATCAGACAGACTTGGCTTGGCGCTTGGAAAAAAATTGTTTGCAAAGAAACATGAAATGAACCCTGTTGACATCATGTTCTTAAACAACCTGGTTATACTTCTCATGAGGATAGAAGATAGAGCGAAAAACGCTGTTGAAAGAATCAGAATGATAACACACATGTGA
- the uvrB gene encoding excinuclease ABC subunit UvrB yields the protein MLYELVSDYSPAGDQPQAIEKLVEGLKKGYRFQTLIGVTGSGKTFTMANVIKEIERPVLVISPNKTLAAQLYTEFKSFFPNNKVEFFISYYDYYQPEAYVPTKDLYIEKSADINEVIARMRMSAIKSIMTRRDVIVVASVSAIYACGDPRDFDTLNIKLTVGERVKLNDLLKHLVRIGYERKEDIGLTGSFRFRGDTLEIFPTYQDEGIHIEFFGDEIDRIYTFDRLNREIIERLDRITIYPAKEYVTTEEKIAIAVKGIKEELEERLAELRRQGKELEAQRLYQRTMNDIELLSTLGYCTGIENYSRHFDGRQPGEPPYSLLDYYDEDYIVFIDESHITIPQLRAMYHGEMSRKKSLVEYGFRLPCAYDNRPLKFEEFLSKVNQVIFVSATPGPFEMEVSEQIVEQIIRPTGLIDPLVEVRPTRYQVDDLVKEIVEVKKRGERALVTVLTKKTAEMLAEYLVEFNIRALYLHSELDAIKRFEVLKKLRSGEVDVVVGVNLLREGLDLPEVSLVAILDADTEGFLRSETTLIQIIGRTARNENGKVIMYADRITPAMQRAIDETNRRRKIQIEYNLKNGIQPQTIVKPLMEDIFAPFRDKEEEFYKVYEDSIFALKESLPLEDYVALLEEEMYKAASELRYEDAARIRDELFRVREELKDKK from the coding sequence ATGTTATACGAACTTGTTAGCGATTACAGCCCTGCTGGTGACCAACCGCAGGCAATAGAAAAGTTAGTAGAAGGTCTAAAAAAAGGCTACCGCTTCCAAACGCTTATAGGCGTCACAGGAAGCGGGAAGACGTTTACTATGGCGAATGTGATAAAAGAGATAGAAAGACCGGTTCTGGTAATATCACCGAATAAAACTTTAGCTGCACAGTTGTATACAGAGTTCAAGTCTTTCTTTCCAAATAACAAGGTCGAGTTTTTCATAAGCTACTACGATTATTACCAGCCGGAAGCTTACGTACCCACGAAAGACCTTTACATAGAAAAGAGCGCTGATATTAACGAAGTCATCGCAAGGATGAGAATGAGTGCTATAAAATCCATAATGACCAGAAGGGATGTTATAGTTGTTGCAAGTGTTTCAGCGATATACGCATGTGGTGATCCACGCGATTTTGATACTCTAAACATAAAACTCACAGTTGGAGAGCGTGTTAAACTCAACGACTTGCTCAAACACTTAGTACGTATAGGATACGAGAGAAAAGAAGACATCGGGCTGACTGGTAGCTTTCGATTTCGTGGCGATACGCTCGAAATTTTTCCGACGTATCAAGATGAAGGTATTCATATCGAGTTCTTTGGTGACGAAATTGATAGAATTTATACATTTGACAGGCTGAACAGAGAAATAATAGAGCGACTGGACAGAATAACCATCTATCCAGCAAAGGAGTACGTCACCACGGAAGAAAAGATAGCAATAGCTGTGAAAGGTATAAAAGAAGAACTTGAGGAAAGGCTTGCGGAATTGAGAAGACAAGGTAAAGAACTTGAAGCTCAAAGACTTTATCAAAGAACGATGAACGACATCGAGTTACTGAGTACTTTAGGCTACTGCACTGGTATCGAAAATTACTCACGCCACTTCGATGGCAGGCAACCTGGCGAGCCACCATACTCGCTGCTTGATTACTACGATGAAGATTACATTGTGTTCATAGATGAGTCCCACATCACGATTCCACAACTCAGAGCCATGTACCACGGTGAGATGTCAAGAAAGAAAAGCCTTGTTGAATATGGCTTTAGATTGCCTTGTGCGTACGACAACAGACCTCTCAAATTCGAGGAATTCCTTTCAAAAGTGAACCAGGTAATTTTTGTGTCTGCCACCCCTGGACCATTTGAAATGGAGGTATCTGAGCAGATTGTCGAGCAAATCATCAGGCCAACCGGACTTATCGACCCACTTGTCGAAGTAAGACCAACAAGGTACCAAGTCGATGATTTGGTGAAAGAAATAGTAGAAGTCAAAAAGCGTGGTGAACGTGCGCTCGTTACTGTTTTGACCAAGAAAACAGCTGAAATGCTTGCTGAATATCTCGTAGAATTTAATATCCGTGCCTTGTATCTACATTCTGAACTTGATGCGATAAAGAGATTCGAAGTGCTCAAAAAATTGCGTTCGGGAGAAGTGGATGTTGTTGTAGGAGTTAACTTACTGAGAGAAGGTTTAGACCTTCCGGAAGTATCGCTCGTGGCGATACTTGATGCTGACACTGAAGGATTCTTGAGAAGTGAAACCACGCTCATACAAATCATAGGCCGAACAGCCCGAAATGAAAATGGAAAGGTTATCATGTACGCCGACAGAATAACTCCTGCAATGCAAAGAGCAATCGATGAGACAAATAGAAGAAGGAAAATACAGATAGAATACAACCTTAAAAACGGTATCCAGCCACAGACCATAGTGAAACCTCTAATGGAAGATATATTTGCACCTTTTCGAGATAAAGAAGAGGAATTCTACAAAGTGTACGAAGATAGCATCTTCGCGCTGAAAGAATCCTTACCATTGGAAGACTACGTCGCATTACTTGAGGAAGAAATGTACAAAGCCGCTTCAGAACTGCGTTACGAAGATGCGGCAAGAATTAGGGATGAATTATTCAGAGTTAGGGAAGAACTCAAAGACAAGAAATAA
- the tusB gene encoding sulfurtransferase complex subunit TusB produces the protein MALILVKYGVDNPAERVKLEIANENDKVVLIQNGVFFAVVEDVTKLTKAEVYALKNDLEARGFCTADVKNVKLIDYDGLVELIEKEEKFIG, from the coding sequence ATGGCTTTGATACTTGTGAAATACGGTGTCGATAATCCGGCCGAGAGAGTAAAATTGGAGATTGCTAATGAGAACGATAAGGTAGTCCTTATTCAAAATGGTGTTTTTTTTGCAGTTGTTGAGGATGTTACAAAGCTGACAAAAGCAGAAGTGTACGCACTTAAGAACGATCTTGAAGCAAGAGGATTTTGTACAGCCGATGTCAAAAACGTCAAACTTATAGATTACGATGGATTAGTGGAATTGATTGAGAAAGAAGAGAAATTCATAGGTTAA
- the lpdA gene encoding dihydrolipoyl dehydrogenase, protein MVFDTVVIGGGPGGYVCAIKLAQYGKKVALIEKENLGGTCTNWGCIPTKALLTATHLLDESKEKASKLGLKISVEGFDLAGIMAHANKSIMMSRKGIEFLMKKNNVTVVKGTAEVVNRKKVRIKESGEELECENLVLAHGSVPTIFPPFSEVEGIWTSNDVFLMKELPSSLLIVGGGVIGVEFATFFSSLGVKVKIVELADHILPYEDDDVADEVKKSFARKGVEIKEKAKVTGVKIVSNGYEVTVVDSEGKEVISVVDKVLVAVGRRPNIPEDVKNLGVEIERGIKTDLRMRTNIEGVYAIGDVRGQIMLAHVAAYEGVVAAKNIAGIEAEMDYSAVPSIIFTNPEVASTGLREKDVDREKVKIFKFPLSANGRARTMLENIGFVKVIADKNDDTVLGMSIVSPVATELIMEGVIAVRNKLRAHQLEESIHPHPTLSETILGALEGITDKPIHL, encoded by the coding sequence ATGGTTTTTGATACAGTTGTTATCGGTGGTGGCCCTGGTGGATATGTTTGCGCTATAAAGCTTGCACAGTACGGAAAAAAAGTAGCACTTATCGAAAAGGAAAATCTCGGAGGTACCTGTACGAATTGGGGTTGTATACCAACAAAGGCACTTCTAACAGCTACACACCTGCTCGATGAATCGAAAGAGAAAGCAAGTAAATTAGGTCTAAAAATAAGTGTTGAAGGGTTTGACCTTGCTGGGATTATGGCTCACGCAAACAAAAGCATTATGATGTCAAGGAAAGGTATAGAATTCCTTATGAAGAAAAACAACGTCACCGTTGTGAAGGGAACAGCGGAGGTAGTTAATAGGAAAAAGGTGAGGATTAAGGAAAGTGGCGAAGAGCTCGAATGTGAAAATCTTGTTCTTGCTCACGGTTCTGTTCCAACGATTTTTCCACCGTTCAGTGAAGTCGAAGGTATATGGACAAGTAACGACGTGTTCTTAATGAAAGAACTACCATCATCGTTGTTGATTGTCGGTGGTGGAGTTATTGGTGTCGAATTCGCAACGTTCTTCAGCTCACTAGGTGTAAAGGTCAAAATCGTTGAATTGGCTGATCATATACTTCCTTACGAAGACGACGACGTAGCGGACGAGGTCAAGAAGTCATTCGCAAGGAAAGGTGTAGAAATAAAAGAGAAAGCGAAAGTGACAGGTGTGAAAATAGTCAGCAACGGTTACGAGGTAACAGTTGTTGATAGTGAAGGTAAGGAGGTAATTTCGGTAGTTGATAAAGTACTTGTTGCAGTTGGAAGAAGGCCGAATATTCCGGAAGATGTTAAGAATCTCGGCGTTGAAATAGAAAGAGGGATTAAAACTGATTTAAGGATGAGAACAAATATCGAAGGTGTTTATGCGATAGGAGACGTAAGAGGTCAAATTATGCTTGCGCATGTTGCGGCGTACGAAGGTGTTGTTGCAGCAAAGAATATCGCTGGAATTGAAGCAGAGATGGACTACTCTGCTGTTCCATCGATAATCTTTACGAATCCAGAGGTAGCATCGACGGGTTTGAGAGAAAAGGATGTGGATAGAGAAAAGGTCAAGATATTCAAATTCCCACTCTCTGCAAATGGTAGAGCAAGGACAATGCTTGAGAATATAGGCTTTGTAAAAGTGATAGCAGATAAGAACGACGATACAGTACTAGGTATGTCAATTGTTTCTCCAGTTGCAACAGAACTCATCATGGAAGGAGTAATAGCTGTGAGGAATAAGCTCAGAGCACATCAACTTGAAGAATCGATCCATCCACATCCGACACTGAGCGAAACTATCTTAGGTGCACTTGAAGGGATTACAGACAAACCAATTCACCTGTGA
- a CDS encoding inorganic phosphate transporter translates to MITLFAVLVGMFMAFAIGANDVANGMATAVGAKAITPKQAALLASFLEFLGAVMFGATVTKTIASGIVAIEHITNPNHVIYGAIAALLSAGIWVMLATVFGMPVSTTHSIIGGMIGFGLVSGGVKVVYWSKLLKIVLSWFISPVVGGILAFIVFKIIVLTILHRSSPLNAAKKVAPVLVGFTFFLISFLFSLKTLKKPYNSSLLIGLLFFALAFTVSYLLVRKRLNNNQLDEYQAVENIFKKVQVLTSAYVCFSHGANDVANAVGPIALIFMIKNNQTTNISSIEIPRYILFIGGLGIALGVLLYGYKVMETIGHNITELNNTRGFSVDFGTATTVLLSSIFGFPISTTHTVVGAVTGVGLARGIEVVNLGILKDILISWFVTVPFSAGVSAILYLLFTRVF, encoded by the coding sequence GTGATCACACTCTTCGCGGTGCTTGTTGGAATGTTCATGGCATTTGCCATAGGGGCAAACGATGTGGCCAATGGTATGGCTACTGCCGTAGGAGCAAAGGCAATAACGCCAAAACAGGCTGCCCTTCTTGCTTCATTTCTTGAGTTTCTCGGCGCTGTTATGTTCGGTGCTACAGTTACAAAGACCATAGCAAGTGGTATAGTGGCGATAGAACATATTACAAATCCCAACCATGTTATCTACGGTGCAATAGCTGCGTTGTTATCAGCTGGAATATGGGTGATGCTCGCTACGGTTTTTGGTATGCCCGTTTCAACAACACATTCGATAATAGGTGGCATGATAGGATTTGGATTGGTAAGCGGTGGGGTTAAGGTCGTATACTGGTCAAAATTGCTAAAAATTGTACTGTCTTGGTTCATTTCTCCGGTAGTGGGAGGCATTTTGGCTTTTATAGTATTTAAGATAATAGTTTTAACGATACTTCACCGTTCGAGTCCTTTGAATGCCGCAAAGAAAGTTGCCCCAGTCTTAGTTGGTTTCACCTTCTTCCTCATCTCCTTCCTTTTTTCACTCAAAACACTTAAAAAACCTTACAATTCTTCACTACTAATTGGATTGCTATTCTTTGCATTGGCTTTCACAGTATCTTATCTACTCGTGAGGAAAAGACTGAACAATAATCAGTTAGATGAATACCAAGCTGTCGAGAATATCTTTAAAAAAGTTCAAGTGCTGACCTCCGCTTATGTGTGCTTTTCGCATGGTGCTAATGATGTGGCAAACGCTGTCGGTCCCATAGCACTAATCTTCATGATAAAGAACAACCAAACGACAAATATTTCAAGCATTGAGATTCCCCGATACATACTGTTCATAGGTGGGTTAGGTATTGCTCTTGGAGTGCTGTTATACGGATACAAGGTTATGGAAACGATTGGGCACAATATAACTGAACTGAATAATACAAGAGGCTTTTCTGTCGATTTTGGAACAGCTACAACAGTTCTTTTGTCATCGATATTCGGTTTTCCGATAAGTACAACTCATACGGTTGTCGGTGCTGTGACAGGTGTTGGTTTAGCAAGAGGTATCGAGGTTGTAAACCTTGGAATTCTTAAAGATATCCTTATATCCTGGTTTGTTACCGTTCCTTTCTCAGCCGGAGTAAGTGCCATTCTTTATCTTTTATTCACTCGCGTTTTCTAA
- a CDS encoding YeeE/YedE family protein: MAWSGLIIGLIFGVILQRGRVCFNSAYRDLVFFKDNYLMKLYTFAVGLEAILFVLFAQFGLITLNPKPINLVGNTLGAFTFGLGMVLAGGCASGVTYRTGEGLTTAWFAALIYGLTATSVKGGALKFISNWLGQFNKTVENHVSSIYKPQSGLTLPDVFHINPLVMAIIFAAILWVYAFGTKTTNRETKLSWKVAAVLLAILAPFAWWTSQKAGRMYGLGITGGWINLIKSFTTGEALSWEGFEIIGIIIGAAISAVQAKEFKLRMPKQPKTYVQVMIGGVLMGLGAAMADACNIGHALTGVGLMAVSSIIATVFFMLGNWTMAWFLFGRK, translated from the coding sequence ATGGCTTGGTCAGGGTTAATAATTGGTCTCATTTTCGGTGTGATTTTGCAAAGAGGACGCGTGTGTTTTAACTCTGCTTACAGAGACCTTGTTTTCTTCAAAGATAACTATTTGATGAAACTTTATACGTTCGCTGTTGGGCTCGAGGCTATTCTTTTCGTTCTTTTTGCTCAATTCGGTCTTATTACGCTCAATCCGAAACCAATAAATCTCGTTGGTAACACACTTGGTGCCTTTACATTTGGTTTAGGTATGGTTCTTGCAGGCGGTTGTGCTTCTGGTGTTACATACAGAACAGGTGAGGGTCTAACAACTGCTTGGTTTGCTGCTTTAATATACGGTTTGACAGCTACTTCCGTAAAGGGTGGAGCACTAAAGTTCATATCAAACTGGCTTGGACAATTCAACAAAACCGTTGAAAATCACGTTTCAAGCATATACAAGCCACAATCTGGTTTGACACTTCCAGACGTCTTCCACATTAATCCTTTGGTAATGGCTATTATTTTTGCTGCAATCCTCTGGGTTTATGCATTTGGAACAAAGACAACAAACAGGGAAACGAAGCTTTCTTGGAAGGTTGCAGCAGTGCTCTTGGCGATACTTGCACCGTTTGCCTGGTGGACAAGTCAGAAAGCTGGAAGAATGTACGGACTTGGTATTACTGGTGGTTGGATCAATTTGATAAAGAGTTTTACAACAGGTGAAGCACTTAGCTGGGAAGGTTTTGAGATAATAGGTATAATCATTGGTGCTGCAATTTCGGCTGTGCAAGCCAAGGAGTTCAAACTAAGAATGCCAAAACAGCCAAAGACATACGTCCAGGTAATGATCGGTGGAGTTCTTATGGGACTTGGTGCGGCAATGGCCGATGCTTGTAACATTGGCCACGCTCTCACAGGTGTTGGACTTATGGCAGTCTCCTCGATAATTGCAACAGTCTTCTTTATGCTTGGAAACTGGACAATGGCTTGGTTCTTGTTTGGAAGAAAATAA
- a CDS encoding Rqc2 family fibronectin-binding protein, whose translation MPFDGFVMKTVVEKIRDLILGKNVRNIYLYDKVIYFSFDEGDLKVSLNPNYSHVSFTNHIVKEPDKHTFVELLRSRIRGARVHELTTNAYERTMIMKLRKIDEIGEKHEYELYFDIMGKHSNAIFVENGIIIDAYKRIETRVRNIFPGEQFTLFSSEKLPIDEVTFEKLKSALEKFQNKQRMISEFIYSTVQGFSKQTAEELLLRSELEDKPVSHITERELEKLVVGLLSILEEIKQKSVYIYYENEQPTDISAFRLHKYNDLKRCDDVIACINEYFDFVENKDKLIQKRSQLLSIVNSRISSLEELLAQIEKEKEECLEAEKYRKYGELIKAYSYQIPHGGCEVELFDWETNENVSVPLETHLSPIENSVKYFKLYNKLKKKAEGLKERENILRKELDYLRQLQDTIENAETLEDLEEIEDEMIENDLIKSKHKKKGNKSKIEHTKSEPRKYLYNGFTILVGRNNKQNDELVRKSSEHDIWLHVQGMPGAHVVIKTNGKPVEEDVLLYAAKLAAQFSKGKYSTKVPVDYTYIKYVKKPKGFKPGLVLYSNFKTLFVTPDERFQQSK comes from the coding sequence ATGCCATTCGACGGCTTTGTTATGAAAACAGTTGTGGAAAAGATCAGAGATTTAATTCTGGGAAAGAACGTAAGGAACATCTACCTTTACGACAAGGTGATTTATTTCTCCTTCGATGAGGGTGACTTAAAAGTTTCGTTGAATCCAAATTATTCGCACGTCTCATTTACGAATCATATAGTTAAAGAACCAGACAAACATACTTTTGTCGAACTACTACGTAGCAGAATACGTGGGGCAAGAGTTCATGAACTTACTACGAATGCGTATGAAAGAACAATGATAATGAAATTGCGCAAAATAGATGAAATTGGCGAGAAGCATGAGTACGAACTGTATTTCGATATCATGGGAAAGCATTCAAACGCTATTTTTGTTGAAAACGGTATTATAATAGACGCTTACAAAAGGATAGAAACACGTGTTAGGAACATCTTCCCGGGCGAACAATTCACACTTTTCAGCTCGGAGAAACTCCCGATAGATGAGGTAACATTTGAAAAGCTGAAAAGTGCTCTTGAGAAATTCCAAAACAAACAGCGAATGATTTCGGAATTTATCTATTCAACAGTTCAAGGATTTTCAAAACAAACGGCAGAAGAATTGCTTTTGCGCTCAGAATTGGAAGACAAACCGGTATCACATATCACTGAAAGAGAATTAGAAAAATTAGTTGTTGGACTTTTAAGTATACTGGAAGAAATTAAACAAAAAAGCGTCTATATATACTATGAAAACGAGCAACCGACGGATATCTCTGCATTCAGGTTACACAAATACAATGATTTAAAGAGATGTGATGATGTTATCGCATGTATAAATGAGTACTTTGACTTTGTCGAGAATAAAGACAAATTAATTCAAAAGCGCTCCCAACTGTTAAGCATTGTTAATAGCCGAATTTCCTCACTGGAAGAGCTGCTGGCTCAGATTGAAAAGGAGAAAGAAGAATGTTTGGAAGCTGAGAAGTACAGAAAATACGGAGAACTGATAAAAGCTTACAGTTATCAAATTCCTCATGGTGGTTGCGAAGTAGAGCTATTTGATTGGGAAACGAATGAAAACGTGTCAGTTCCACTAGAGACTCATCTTTCACCAATTGAAAATAGCGTGAAATATTTCAAACTGTACAACAAACTGAAGAAGAAGGCAGAAGGTTTGAAAGAACGCGAAAACATACTTAGAAAGGAATTGGATTACTTAAGGCAGTTGCAGGATACCATAGAGAATGCCGAAACTTTGGAAGATTTAGAAGAAATAGAAGATGAGATGATTGAAAATGACTTGATAAAAAGCAAGCACAAAAAGAAGGGCAACAAATCGAAGATAGAACACACAAAGTCAGAACCTAGGAAGTATTTATACAACGGATTCACAATATTAGTAGGGCGAAACAACAAGCAGAACGACGAACTGGTTAGAAAATCAAGTGAGCATGACATATGGCTACACGTTCAGGGTATGCCGGGCGCACATGTTGTTATAAAAACAAATGGTAAGCCCGTTGAAGAAGACGTTCTTTTATACGCGGCAAAGTTAGCTGCTCAGTTCAGCAAGGGAAAGTATTCTACAAAGGTACCGGTTGATTACACGTACATAAAGTACGTGAAAAAGCCCAAGGGCTTTAAACCAGGACTTGTGCTTTATTCAAATTTTAAAACTCTCTTTGTAACTCCTGATGAAAGGTTTCAGCAAAGTAAGTAA
- a CDS encoding 2-hydroxyacid dehydrogenase — protein MTVLFLTKMIDYFVERVNDLKKEFPNDLFVIAKDREDAQRYIGEADVVVAGGLSPEQVINARNLKFVLVPWAGVNGLPIDLLAERGVIVANNHGNGKIVAERALGLALALMGRIVEYHNDLSKGIWHGYESGSKPEDFWFSLQGKRVTILGLGTIGRHLAKLLSGFECEIMGFKKTVEPVDGVNYVTNNLEEAINFGKIIFIALPLTKETYHLINKELILQMQGKFLINVGRGQIIEEEALYYGLKNGILAGAAVDTWYLYPDADHSVQLPSRYPIHTFKNVVISPHVGGFTIEGQIGRIDETIENLRRILAGGMPKNIVDLKNEY, from the coding sequence ATGACGGTTCTTTTCCTTACAAAAATGATCGACTATTTCGTTGAACGAGTAAATGACTTGAAAAAGGAATTCCCGAACGATTTATTCGTTATTGCAAAGGACAGAGAAGATGCCCAAAGGTACATCGGTGAGGCGGATGTAGTTGTAGCAGGTGGCTTATCACCAGAGCAAGTTATCAATGCCAGAAACTTAAAATTTGTCTTAGTTCCTTGGGCAGGTGTGAACGGGCTTCCTATAGATTTGTTGGCTGAAAGAGGTGTAATTGTTGCGAACAACCATGGTAATGGGAAGATCGTTGCTGAAAGAGCTTTAGGTTTGGCACTTGCACTCATGGGAAGAATCGTTGAATACCATAACGACCTTTCCAAAGGTATTTGGCATGGTTATGAATCTGGTTCAAAACCCGAGGATTTTTGGTTTTCGCTACAAGGAAAGCGCGTTACAATCCTTGGTCTTGGCACAATTGGACGGCATTTGGCAAAGCTACTATCTGGTTTTGAATGCGAGATTATGGGATTTAAAAAGACGGTGGAACCAGTTGACGGAGTAAATTACGTAACAAACAACTTGGAAGAGGCTATAAATTTCGGCAAGATTATCTTCATTGCACTCCCACTTACAAAAGAAACATATCACCTTATAAACAAAGAACTTATATTACAAATGCAAGGAAAGTTCCTAATAAATGTTGGTCGTGGGCAAATAATCGAAGAGGAGGCGCTTTACTACGGGCTTAAAAACGGCATTCTTGCGGGTGCCGCAGTTGATACTTGGTACCTATATCCGGATGCAGACCATTCAGTCCAGTTGCCATCACGGTATCCAATCCATACCTTCAAGAACGTGGTCATTTCACCACATGTTGGAGGTTTCACAATAGAAGGACAAATTGGACGAATAGATGAAACGATCGAAAATCTTAGGAGAATCCTCGCTGGTGGAATGCCAAAGAACATCGTGGATCTTAAAAACGAGTATTGA
- a CDS encoding DsrE/DsrF/TusD sulfur relay family protein — MKIAIQVMVPPYTYQDLDTAIHIAEAALKRGHEVTIFLFADSVLSINSKVKPIRTDRNIPEKMKELAAKGVRIEICGICMDYRGVTEDMIVEGSRPSGLPELASLFANCDRFISLMA; from the coding sequence ATGAAGATAGCAATTCAAGTGATGGTTCCCCCTTACACGTACCAGGATTTGGATACAGCTATCCATATCGCAGAAGCTGCACTAAAAAGAGGTCACGAGGTTACTATATTCTTGTTCGCAGATTCAGTTCTCTCAATTAATTCTAAGGTTAAGCCGATAAGAACTGACAGGAATATACCTGAGAAAATGAAAGAGCTGGCAGCTAAAGGTGTACGTATTGAAATCTGTGGTATTTGTATGGATTACCGAGGAGTAACAGAAGATATGATAGTCGAAGGCTCAAGACCAAGTGGCTTACCTGAACTGGCAAGTCTTTTTGCTAACTGTGACAGGTTCATAAGCCTTATGGCTTAA
- a CDS encoding sulfurtransferase TusA family protein, producing MKKKLTLENLFKILANQKRLEILMAVYDNNQTATEVSKIVGLDISTTYRYLKSLKEAGILNSRIVKGIEMFDFSSEEVYKILQYAINFINKLNAEGRFCENLAACEIESRPIVQISGEPDYVLDMRGEMCPVPDLTTQQVLSELEDGKILLVIVDYPLSAERIPNRVEQLGHELIGRTIDNQGNFYIYIKVKKTNTSE from the coding sequence ATGAAAAAGAAACTAACACTTGAGAATCTATTCAAAATACTTGCCAATCAAAAACGCTTAGAGATATTGATGGCGGTCTACGACAACAACCAGACCGCGACAGAGGTGTCGAAGATCGTAGGACTTGACATATCAACAACTTACAGATACCTTAAGTCTTTAAAAGAAGCCGGTATTCTAAATTCCAGAATTGTAAAAGGCATAGAAATGTTCGATTTCTCCTCGGAGGAAGTTTACAAAATTCTCCAGTACGCTATCAATTTCATCAATAAACTTAACGCTGAAGGCAGATTCTGTGAAAACCTTGCCGCTTGCGAAATTGAAAGTAGACCCATAGTCCAAATATCCGGTGAGCCTGATTATGTATTAGATATGCGAGGTGAAATGTGTCCTGTTCCAGACCTCACAACACAGCAAGTATTATCAGAGTTGGAAGATGGCAAAATCCTACTCGTTATAGTCGACTATCCACTTTCGGCTGAAAGGATCCCAAATAGAGTCGAACAACTTGGACACGAATTAATCGGAAGAACTATCGATAATCAAGGAAACTTCTATATTTACATCAAGGTGAAAAAGACAAATACCAGCGAATAA